In Novosphingobium kaempferiae, the DNA window TCGCGGTGCCGGTCCGGCGGCCGAATTCCACGCGGACGTAGCCCTGGTGCATGTTGTCGGTCCAGACGACTTCGGGGATGTGCTCGGCATAGGCCACGTCCAGTCTGCGCGACATGTCGGCGTCGAAGCCGCTGGAGATGAAGTCGCCGGGCGAGGAGATGCCCGCGGTGCCGAACTCGATGCCCGCCGGGCGCCCTTGCGCGTCGGCGAGGTCGTTGGTCCAGAAGCTGTGGCTGTCGCCCGAGAGGAAGACGAGATCGCCTGCGCCCGCGTTGCGCGACAGGTCGTAGAACCGCTCGCGCGCCCAGGGGTAGCCACCCCATGCGTCGGTGTAGTCGGGCAGGCCCCAGCGGCCGCGCCAGGCGAAGGAGACGCCGGGATCGGCGGCGAGCTTGCCCAGTTCCTCGGCGCTCTTCGCGGCGGCGAGGCGGGGCATCGGGTCGGGCAGGATGCCGAGCTTCACGAAGTCGGGCACGATCAGGCGGCCGATCACCATCGGACAGCCGATGACGCGCCACGGCTGGCCCTGCTTGACCGACTTCGCCAGCGCGGCGGAGAGGTCCGCTTCCAGTTCGGGCGCGATCAGCGGGCGGTTCGGCGCGCCGAGCACGTCGCGCTTGAACTTCTCGGCCGAGGCGTCGTCGACGATCTCGCGCGCATGGTCGGTATATTCCACCTGCTGCGCGCGGGCGGTGTGGCGTGTCTCCAACGTGTGGACCAGGGCGAGGTCGCCGAAGCTGTAGCCGCGCCAGAACTGCGCGCGGCTGCGGCCCTTGACCTCCAGCCATTCCGGCTCGCGCACCGGCATCCATTCGTAATAGGCCCGGATCGAGGCGGCGCGGCGCGTCGCCCAGTCGCCTTCGGTGTCGGGCTGGTGATTCTGCGCGCCGCCCGTCCACGGGTTGTTGGCGCTTTCGTGGTCGTCCCAGCAGGCGAGCAGGGTGTGCTGCGCGTGCATCGCCAGCGATCCGGCGTCGGTCTTGTACTGGGCGTGGCGGATGCGATAGTCGCTGAGCGTCACGATCTCGTGCGCGGGGGCGTGCTCGCGGCCGATCCGGCGGGCGACGTCCTTGCCCCAGTC includes these proteins:
- a CDS encoding alkaline phosphatase D family protein, with translation MTTPRTAARSGQVSRRALLAGIAGGAALMALPLSALAAAAVNPVFRHGVASGDPDASSVVLWTRVTAAASVDVAWELSDSPAFAKILKSGSVRTDAARDFTVKALATGLPAGGTFFYRFRMGKARSPIGRARTLPTGHLETLGIALASCSNFPFGFFNAYDAIAKDPAIDFVLHTGDYIYEYGGETDWGKDVARRIGREHAPAHEIVTLSDYRIRHAQYKTDAGSLAMHAQHTLLACWDDHESANNPWTGGAQNHQPDTEGDWATRRAASIRAYYEWMPVREPEWLEVKGRSRAQFWRGYSFGDLALVHTLETRHTARAQQVEYTDHAREIVDDASAEKFKRDVLGAPNRPLIAPELEADLSAALAKSVKQGQPWRVIGCPMVIGRLIVPDFVKLGILPDPMPRLAAAKSAEELGKLAADPGVSFAWRGRWGLPDYTDAWGGYPWARERFYDLSRNAGAGDLVFLSGDSHSFWTNDLADAQGRPAGIEFGTAGISSPGDFISSGFDADMSRRLDVAYAEHIPEVVWTDNMHQGYVRVEFGRRTGTASFVAVSTVLSRDYTTSVIRKDAFRRDGDRVRLG